The Candidatus Saccharibacteria bacterium genome includes a region encoding these proteins:
- the tuf gene encoding elongation factor Tu yields the protein MADFDRSKPHVNVGTMGHVDHGKTTLTAAITATLAKKLPSDVNKPIAYDQIDNAPEEKSRGITIATSHQEYESENRHYAHVDMPGHADYVKNMITGAAQVDGAILVVSAADGPMPQTREHVLLAKQVGVPSILVFMNKMDLADPELVELVEMDIRELLGKYEFDENAPIVKGSAIKALEGDAENEDAIMELIKAMDDYIPEPKRDLDKPFLMPVEDVFSIKGRGTVATGRVEQGVVKVNEEVEIVGVRDTRKSVVTGVEMFKKNLDQGQAGDNVGILLRGIERDDIERGQVICKPGSITPHTEFDAEVYILKKEEGGRHTPFFKGYKPQFYIRTTDVTGEVELPADKEMVMPGDTVTFKVKLLAPIAMEQGLRFAIREGGRTVGAGVVTKINK from the coding sequence ATGGCAGATTTTGACCGAAGCAAGCCACATGTAAACGTTGGAACTATGGGGCACGTTGACCATGGTAAAACCACATTGACAGCAGCTATTACAGCAACGCTTGCAAAAAAGCTTCCGAGCGACGTAAATAAACCAATTGCATATGATCAGATCGACAATGCACCGGAAGAAAAGTCCCGCGGTATTACTATCGCAACTTCTCACCAGGAATATGAGTCAGAAAACCGGCACTATGCACACGTCGACATGCCCGGTCACGCCGACTACGTAAAGAACATGATTACCGGTGCAGCTCAGGTTGATGGTGCAATTTTAGTCGTATCTGCCGCTGATGGCCCTATGCCACAAACGCGTGAGCATGTTTTGCTTGCTAAGCAAGTAGGAGTTCCTAGCATTTTGGTCTTCATGAACAAAATGGATCTTGCAGATCCGGAACTAGTAGAACTTGTCGAAATGGATATTCGCGAATTGCTTGGTAAATACGAGTTTGATGAAAATGCTCCTATCGTTAAAGGTTCTGCAATCAAAGCTCTTGAAGGTGATGCAGAGAACGAAGACGCTATTATGGAGCTTATTAAGGCGATGGATGATTATATTCCAGAGCCAAAGCGTGATCTTGATAAGCCTTTCTTGATGCCGGTTGAAGACGTGTTCTCTATTAAAGGTCGTGGAACGGTTGCTACTGGACGCGTCGAACAAGGAGTCGTTAAGGTTAACGAAGAAGTCGAAATTGTTGGTGTTCGTGACACTCGTAAATCAGTTGTTACTGGTGTAGAGATGTTCAAGAAAAATCTTGATCAAGGTCAAGCCGGTGATAACGTCGGAATTTTGCTACGCGGTATTGAACGCGATGACATCGAACGCGGACAAGTTATTTGTAAACCTGGTTCAATCACACCACACACTGAGTTTGATGCAGAAGTTTACATTCTTAAAAAAGAGGAGGGTGGTCGACATACCCCATTCTTTAAAGGGTACAAGCCGCAATTTTACATCCGTACAACCGATGTAACTGGCGAAGTTGAACTACCAGCAGACAAAGAAATGGTAATGCCAGGCGACACAGTAACCTTTAAGGTTAAGTTGCTTGCCCCGATTGCTATGGAGCAAGGTCTTCGCTTTGCTATCCGTGAGGGTGGCCGAACTGTTGGTGCTGGTGTAGTAACCAAAATCAACAAGTAG
- the rplB gene encoding 50S ribosomal protein L2: protein MAIKQMKPTTPGQRGMTTQDFSKVTSKRPVKSLLVTKKQKSGRNNQGRITTRHKGGGARKFYRVVNFSLAPGTEAVVEQIEYDPNRSARIARIKDQHGKLHYIIAAQGMSVGTKIAAGDEVAVEVGNRLMLKNIPVGSVVHNVELQPGRGAQLVRSAGNGAQLTAKEGKYAHVKLPSGEVRIVSLDCMAHVGAIGNEKHQNIKIGKAGRNRRKGIRPSVRGIVMNAADHPHGGGDGGSHGVGRDPRTPWGQPTLGYKTRSRKRNNKLIVRSRHAAKRK, encoded by the coding sequence ATGGCGATTAAACAGATGAAACCAACTACGCCAGGCCAGCGCGGCATGACAACCCAGGACTTCTCTAAGGTGACTTCAAAAAGACCTGTTAAATCATTGCTAGTCACCAAAAAGCAAAAAAGTGGTCGCAACAATCAGGGTCGAATCACTACACGACATAAAGGCGGCGGTGCGCGTAAGTTTTACCGAGTTGTTAATTTTAGCCTTGCGCCTGGAACCGAGGCTGTCGTTGAGCAAATTGAATATGACCCAAATAGAAGCGCTCGAATCGCACGCATTAAGGATCAACACGGTAAACTACACTACATCATTGCTGCACAAGGTATGAGTGTCGGAACAAAAATAGCGGCTGGTGATGAAGTAGCCGTAGAAGTTGGGAACCGACTGATGTTAAAGAATATTCCAGTTGGTAGCGTGGTGCATAACGTTGAGCTGCAACCCGGTAGAGGTGCGCAACTTGTTCGATCAGCAGGTAATGGAGCCCAATTAACTGCCAAAGAAGGTAAGTACGCGCATGTTAAGTTACCAAGTGGCGAAGTGCGTATAGTATCTTTGGATTGCATGGCTCATGTGGGAGCTATCGGCAACGAAAAGCATCAGAATATTAAGATCGGAAAAGCTGGCCGAAATCGCCGTAAAGGTATTCGTCCGTCTGTGCGAGGTATCGTTATGAATGCCGCAGATCACCCACACGGTGGTGGTGACGGAGGTTCGCATGGAGTGGGACGCGATCCACGTACGCCATGGGGTCAGCCAACTTTGGGTTACAAGACCCGATCACGTAAGCGAAATAATAAACTTATCGTCCGCAGTCGACATGCGGCCAAGAGGAAATAA
- the rplV gene encoding 50S ribosomal protein L22 has product MSVKASAKGVRLSPRKVGVVAALVRGRTVADAITILDHTPRRPAKAVKTVIQSAQANADNNHGYKPDSLRISTITVTPGPRYKRFRPAAHGRALPYMHRTSHIFIEVDGDKRERKKPVRQAQGKSAAKRTSTKNSATDAQSKGDK; this is encoded by the coding sequence ATGAGTGTTAAAGCATCAGCAAAAGGCGTACGTTTGAGTCCGCGCAAAGTCGGCGTGGTAGCTGCGCTTGTTCGTGGACGGACAGTAGCGGATGCTATAACAATATTGGATCATACACCGCGTCGTCCGGCCAAAGCTGTTAAAACTGTCATCCAATCAGCTCAAGCTAATGCTGATAATAACCATGGCTATAAGCCCGACTCTCTTCGTATATCTACGATAACTGTAACTCCCGGACCACGCTATAAACGATTTCGACCAGCGGCTCACGGTAGGGCGTTGCCGTACATGCACCGAACGTCACATATTTTTATAGAAGTTGATGGCGATAAACGAGAACGTAAAAAGCCAGTTCGACAAGCCCAGGGTAAGTCGGCTGCAAAGCGTACCTCAACCAAGAACTCTGCGACTGACGCTCAGAGTAAAGGAGACAAATAA
- a CDS encoding FAD-binding oxidoreductase — protein MTKYIKEIEKQITGEVSTEAEIKNAYSHDASLFEVVPQAVVFPKDSSDVQSVVNIIRKAKQSGENAAITARSAGTDMGGAAIGESIVLDMTKYFNAIHEVTSTSAHAQPGVYYRDFEVSTLEHGALLPPYPASRGLCTIGGMVANNSGGEKSLQYGKTENFVRELKVVLSDGNEYTIKPLKKPELDKIMKKNTFEGRFYKQVFDLVENNYDEIKAAKPNVSKDSTGYHIWNVWDRDTGIFDLTQLIVGSQGTLGIVTDITFRLVPAPRHSGTLVVFLRDISDLGKLINDVLRHKPATFEGFDNYTLMLSIKLFFYFRKTLGWFGMMKLGLQLIPNALMMFRGIPKMVLLIEFNGQTKDEVKQKVHNMRTALKPYNHEALFEEDETEAKAKKFWIMRRESFNLLRKKVKDKHTAPFIDDLVVPPHHLPAFLPKVREIMKRYKLLATIAGHMGDGNFHIIPLMEIEKQSERDKLEPAMREVNKLVLEFGGSLSGEHNDGMIRGPWLEQMYGAKTLGYFKQVKSIFDPTNIFNPHKKTDAEWEYSINHVRKSF, from the coding sequence ATGACAAAATATATAAAAGAAATAGAAAAACAAATTACTGGTGAGGTTAGCACTGAAGCAGAAATTAAGAATGCTTACAGTCACGATGCCAGTCTGTTTGAGGTTGTACCCCAAGCTGTGGTGTTTCCAAAGGATAGCTCAGACGTTCAGAGTGTCGTTAACATCATACGTAAAGCCAAACAATCAGGAGAAAATGCCGCAATTACAGCTCGAAGTGCAGGTACTGATATGGGCGGTGCGGCAATAGGCGAATCGATAGTACTAGACATGACGAAGTACTTTAATGCTATTCACGAAGTCACGTCGACCTCAGCGCACGCGCAGCCAGGAGTTTATTATCGAGATTTTGAGGTATCAACACTTGAACATGGTGCTTTATTGCCACCGTATCCTGCCTCAAGAGGGCTGTGTACGATTGGCGGCATGGTTGCTAATAACTCCGGAGGAGAAAAATCACTTCAGTACGGCAAGACTGAAAACTTCGTACGTGAGCTAAAGGTAGTGCTGTCAGATGGTAATGAGTACACCATTAAACCTCTAAAAAAGCCTGAACTCGATAAAATAATGAAAAAGAATACATTCGAGGGTCGATTTTATAAGCAAGTATTTGATCTAGTAGAAAATAATTATGACGAAATAAAAGCTGCTAAGCCTAATGTAAGTAAAGACTCCACCGGATACCATATATGGAATGTTTGGGATAGGGATACGGGTATATTTGATTTGACTCAGTTGATAGTCGGTTCACAGGGTACTTTGGGTATAGTTACCGATATAACATTTCGACTCGTGCCCGCACCGAGACATTCCGGAACTCTTGTTGTATTTCTAAGAGACATTAGCGATCTTGGAAAATTAATAAATGATGTATTGCGACATAAACCTGCTACTTTCGAAGGTTTCGACAACTATACATTGATGCTTAGTATTAAACTGTTCTTTTACTTTAGAAAAACACTTGGTTGGTTTGGCATGATGAAACTAGGTCTGCAACTTATACCGAATGCTCTTATGATGTTCCGCGGCATACCGAAAATGGTCTTACTGATTGAGTTTAATGGCCAGACCAAAGACGAGGTTAAGCAAAAAGTTCACAATATGCGTACTGCACTAAAGCCTTACAACCATGAAGCATTGTTCGAAGAAGATGAGACCGAGGCCAAAGCCAAGAAATTTTGGATTATGCGCAGAGAGAGCTTTAACTTGCTAAGGAAAAAGGTTAAAGACAAGCATACTGCACCATTCATTGACGATCTTGTAGTGCCACCTCATCACCTACCAGCATTTTTACCTAAGGTGAGAGAAATTATGAAGCGGTATAAGCTACTTGCAACCATTGCTGGTCATATGGGTGATGGTAATTTTCATATTATTCCGCTTATGGAAATTGAGAAACAAAGTGAACGAGACAAACTAGAGCCAGCAATGAGAGAAGTCAATAAATTAGTTTTAGAATTTGGCGGTTCGTTATCAGGTGAACATAACGATGGTATGATACGCGGCCCGTGGTTAGAGCAAATGTATGGAGCCAAAACTCTGGGATACTTTAAACAGGTAAAGTCAATATTTGACCCAACCAATATATTCAATCCACATAAAAAGACTGATGCTGAGTGGGAATATAGTATCAACCATGTTCGCAAGAGCTTCTAG
- the rplD gene encoding 50S ribosomal protein L4, with amino-acid sequence MSVATYTKTGNKATAPIKLDKKVFEVEVKSHDLLKQVYETYLSNGRQNLAVTKKRGEVSGGGRKPWRQKGTGRARFGSSRNPIWRGGGIAFGPNGSETYIKKLTQNTKRTALRQALSLAAKENQLIVIDDFAVKNSKTSEAAALLKKIGAPKNVLLVVPTKETTVERALSNLKSVKLVSAMYLNVFDVINADHVVITAPALEQISTWLRGDNK; translated from the coding sequence ATGTCTGTAGCAACTTACACCAAGACAGGCAACAAGGCCACTGCACCGATAAAACTCGATAAAAAAGTGTTTGAAGTTGAAGTCAAGTCACATGATTTATTAAAACAGGTTTACGAAACCTACCTGTCGAATGGTCGACAAAATTTAGCGGTTACCAAAAAACGTGGCGAAGTAAGCGGAGGCGGACGCAAGCCATGGAGGCAAAAAGGTACCGGCCGTGCACGTTTTGGTTCTAGCCGAAATCCAATTTGGCGAGGAGGCGGTATTGCGTTTGGGCCGAATGGTTCTGAGACTTATATCAAGAAATTAACCCAAAATACCAAACGCACGGCTCTTCGCCAGGCATTAAGCCTAGCTGCAAAAGAAAATCAGCTAATTGTCATTGACGATTTTGCAGTTAAAAATTCCAAAACATCCGAAGCAGCAGCTTTACTCAAGAAAATCGGTGCTCCTAAAAATGTTCTTTTAGTTGTTCCAACCAAGGAAACAACGGTTGAGCGAGCACTGTCTAATCTTAAGAGCGTAAAATTGGTTTCAGCTATGTATTTAAATGTATTTGATGTAATAAATGCCGATCATGTAGTTATTACAGCCCCAGCACTTGAGCAAATTTCAACATGGCTAAGAGGAGACAATAAATGA
- the rplW gene encoding 50S ribosomal protein L23, translating to MKIMTLKPRMSEKTYALSQEKNVYVFDVPKDANKTTVAHAVKQQFGVKVTDVNITNIKGKSKRTVRRGGRPIAGRQSDVKKAYVVLDSKDSIPVFAAVEEAEKKAEKAAKKEAK from the coding sequence ATGAAGATAATGACTCTAAAGCCACGAATGAGTGAAAAAACTTACGCCTTATCACAAGAAAAAAACGTCTATGTATTTGATGTACCTAAAGATGCGAACAAGACTACGGTTGCTCATGCTGTAAAGCAGCAGTTTGGTGTCAAGGTAACAGATGTTAACATCACCAACATCAAGGGTAAATCAAAACGAACTGTTCGGCGCGGTGGACGCCCTATAGCTGGGCGTCAGTCAGATGTAAAAAAGGCTTACGTTGTACTTGATAGCAAGGACTCAATCCCAGTATTTGCGGCTGTCGAAGAAGCTGAAAAGAAGGCTGAAAAAGCCGCGAAAAAGGAGGCTAAATAA
- a CDS encoding FAD-dependent oxidoreductase: MLRLIIVGGGFGGLALAKQLRSRSDVQITLLTERHDFRYCPALYRTATGFTMRASSIPIKDITKPLKNVEVIYGRAKHIDMNKHILTTGSGKSLHYDKVVLALGSVPDYFDTPGIKQNAFSVTSPDEILDLRKHLHDFMTTAHNSEHSYVVIGAGATGVEVSAGLASYVQKIAKKHKIKHPKVQIDLVDRSDKPLPNLPVSTSKHARLRLKRLGIRFWPKTNVKKETSKQLVTDKHLFDTNTAVWCAGAKLPSFYRQNNQWFGISKRGKILVDNYLKVHPDVFVIGDNADTANSGYAQTAVHDAGYVASQLQRQLKGKKLKKYKPRSPIVVVPVGNKWALLHYRGYSLRGITASVIRDLADLFGYLDIMQPKKAIKIWRARNDTEEYCAICLNNKTLKR; this comes from the coding sequence ATGCTTAGATTAATTATTGTCGGCGGCGGGTTTGGAGGTTTAGCTCTTGCTAAGCAACTCCGTTCTCGCAGTGACGTTCAAATTACGCTTTTAACGGAGCGACATGACTTTCGCTATTGCCCCGCCCTGTATCGTACTGCCACAGGCTTTACAATGCGCGCTTCCTCCATACCGATTAAGGATATAACTAAACCATTAAAAAATGTAGAAGTTATATACGGTCGTGCCAAACACATTGATATGAACAAACATATCTTAACTACTGGATCCGGTAAGTCGCTACACTACGATAAGGTCGTTCTTGCACTAGGCTCCGTACCAGACTATTTTGACACACCAGGTATCAAACAAAACGCCTTTAGCGTGACTTCCCCTGATGAAATTTTAGATTTACGGAAACACCTACACGATTTCATGACAACAGCACACAATTCCGAGCATAGTTACGTTGTTATTGGAGCTGGAGCAACAGGTGTAGAAGTATCGGCAGGTTTAGCATCGTATGTACAAAAGATAGCTAAAAAACATAAAATCAAGCATCCCAAGGTACAAATTGACCTTGTTGATCGTTCAGACAAACCGCTACCAAACTTACCTGTTAGCACGTCAAAGCATGCTCGACTTAGGTTGAAAAGGTTAGGTATACGATTTTGGCCAAAAACCAATGTAAAAAAAGAGACCTCTAAACAACTAGTAACCGATAAACATTTATTTGATACCAACACCGCCGTATGGTGCGCCGGAGCGAAATTACCTTCATTTTATAGACAAAACAACCAGTGGTTTGGTATTTCTAAACGCGGTAAAATACTAGTAGACAATTACCTGAAAGTTCACCCCGATGTCTTTGTTATTGGGGATAACGCAGACACTGCTAACAGTGGTTATGCGCAAACCGCAGTACACGACGCGGGTTACGTAGCAAGCCAATTACAGCGCCAGTTAAAAGGCAAAAAACTTAAAAAATACAAGCCCCGTAGCCCAATCGTGGTCGTTCCGGTTGGTAATAAATGGGCGCTACTTCACTACAGAGGTTATTCTTTAAGAGGAATTACTGCTTCTGTAATACGGGACTTAGCAGACTTATTTGGTTATTTAGATATCATGCAGCCCAAGAAGGCTATAAAAATATGGCGAGCACGTAATGACACCGAAGAGTATTGTGCTATTTGTCTCAATAACAAAACGCTTAAACGGTAA
- the rplC gene encoding 50S ribosomal protein L3, whose product MKALITRKVGMTSTINDDGTVQAVTLLSASPNTITQVKSDETDGYTSVQIGMGTKKHGKAQAGHFKKSNVMPEVSREVRVEEISEDLTVGNHLTAEVFSVGDTVHITGTSKGKGFAGTIKRHNFHQQRKTHGGNGNVRKPGSIGSMYPQRIFKGKKMAGQMGGEQVTVRNLRVALIDAEHNVIGIAGAVPGPRKGIVIIREAK is encoded by the coding sequence ATGAAAGCTTTAATCACCAGAAAAGTTGGCATGACTAGCACTATCAATGATGATGGTACGGTTCAAGCCGTAACTTTGCTTTCCGCTAGCCCAAATACCATTACACAGGTGAAGTCCGACGAGACAGATGGTTACACATCTGTCCAGATTGGTATGGGTACAAAAAAACACGGCAAAGCGCAGGCAGGACATTTTAAAAAATCTAACGTTATGCCGGAAGTATCACGAGAAGTCCGTGTAGAAGAAATATCAGAAGACCTCACCGTTGGTAACCATCTAACAGCTGAGGTTTTTTCAGTTGGCGACACCGTCCATATCACCGGAACCAGTAAAGGTAAGGGTTTTGCCGGCACTATTAAACGTCACAATTTTCATCAACAACGCAAAACACACGGCGGAAACGGCAATGTACGTAAACCGGGTTCAATCGGTTCAATGTATCCTCAGCGTATTTTTAAAGGCAAAAAAATGGCTGGACAGATGGGTGGCGAACAAGTGACAGTTCGTAATCTACGCGTTGCACTGATTGATGCGGAACATAATGTCATAGGCATTGCCGGAGCAGTTCCAGGACCCCGCAAAGGTATAGTGATAATCAGGGAGGCCAAATAA
- the rpsC gene encoding 30S ribosomal protein S3, with protein sequence MGQKVNPISMRLQVTKNWRSKWFANKRDYAKVLTQDLKVRKMIQDKLGSRAAINTVDIERSPNLVSVTISTAKAGVVIGRGGVGAQELKTAIEKVFNIPARVNIEEVKKPELHAKLVAENIAHQLERRISFRRAMKSSAAATMRAGAKGVRIELSGRLGGNEMSRREKEVQGSVPLHTVRANIDYHAARAQYPNSGIIGVKVWIYKGEAS encoded by the coding sequence ATGGGACAAAAAGTAAATCCAATTAGCATGCGCCTCCAAGTGACTAAAAACTGGCGAAGTAAATGGTTTGCCAATAAACGTGACTACGCAAAAGTCCTTACCCAGGATCTAAAAGTTCGTAAAATGATTCAAGACAAACTAGGATCACGGGCGGCAATTAATACTGTTGATATAGAACGCTCGCCTAACCTTGTATCGGTTACTATCAGTACTGCTAAGGCAGGAGTAGTGATTGGACGCGGTGGTGTGGGTGCACAAGAGCTAAAAACAGCAATTGAAAAAGTGTTTAACATTCCAGCTCGAGTAAACATTGAAGAAGTTAAAAAACCTGAGCTGCATGCAAAACTAGTAGCCGAAAACATTGCACATCAATTAGAACGACGAATATCGTTCCGTCGTGCTATGAAATCATCAGCAGCAGCAACTATGAGAGCTGGCGCAAAAGGAGTTCGTATTGAGTTGTCTGGGCGCCTGGGCGGTAACGAGATGTCCCGTCGCGAAAAAGAGGTTCAAGGCAGCGTGCCACTACACACTGTACGAGCAAATATTGACTATCATGCAGCGCGTGCGCAATATCCAAATTCAGGGATCATAGGCGTGAAAGTGTGGATTTACAAAGGAGAAGCAAGCTAA
- the rpsJ gene encoding 30S ribosomal protein S10: MAEAKKSSTPAKNEVKQRIRIRLKAYDHKVIDQSTKQIVDTAIRTGATIAGPIPLPTKRSVFTVVKSPHVYKKHREQFEMRVHKRLIDVLEPTPKTIDSLMNLSLPAGCDAEIKM; this comes from the coding sequence ATGGCTGAAGCCAAAAAATCATCAACCCCCGCTAAAAACGAGGTAAAGCAGCGCATACGTATACGACTAAAGGCGTATGATCATAAAGTAATAGATCAATCCACAAAACAGATTGTCGATACAGCGATTCGTACCGGTGCTACAATTGCCGGACCTATCCCATTGCCAACTAAGCGATCAGTATTTACGGTCGTTAAAAGCCCTCACGTTTATAAAAAACACCGCGAACAATTTGAGATGCGTGTTCATAAACGACTTATCGACGTATTAGAGCCAACACCGAAGACGATTGACTCACTCATGAATCTCTCATTGCCTGCCGGCTGTGACGCCGAAATCAAGATGTAA
- the fusA gene encoding elongation factor G: MAQKKYEMGKIRNIGIIAHIDAGKTTTTEGILYRTGLKHKIGAVHEGETTTDWMAQERERGITIVSAAVTCYWKDHQINIIDTPGHIDFTVEVERSLRVLDGAVVVFDGKMGVESQSETVWRQADKYNVPRICLINKINQTGGDFYKSLESIHNRLSKRAFPVHLPIGFEQSINGVIDLVSMKTYSYKDFTDKNLTEGDIPEDMLDQAKKARSLLIENAVAEDETLLERYFEVGEDGLSEEEINHAIRAATLSGNFFPVTGGDARGVIVEKILNMVNDYLPSPPDRGAVWGTHPKTGDKDERQPSESQPMSGLAFKIATDSFVGKLAYFRVYSGKLIAGSYVLNSSTGNKERVGRIVRMQADKREEVDEAGAGDIAAIVGLKGTTTGNTLCDPGSPIILESINFPEPPVSIAIEPKTKSDQEKMSIALQRLAEEDPTFRVSVDDETGQTIISGMGELHLEILVDRMKREFKVEANIGAPQVAYRETIRKDAVEAEGKFIRQSGGRGQYGHVWLRLSQNEQGAGFEFINSIKGGVVPAEYIKPVEEGIKEAMNNGVVAGYPVVDVKVELYDGSYHDVDSSEMAFKAAGSIGFKEGMKHAKPTLLEPVMKVVVVTPEEFMGDVIGDLNSKRGRIESMEDLQAGVKEITAFVPLAEMFGYTTNLRSSTQGRASSSMELDHYADVPGHVAEAIQAKK; the protein is encoded by the coding sequence ATGGCACAGAAGAAATATGAAATGGGTAAGATCAGAAACATCGGTATTATTGCACATATCGATGCTGGTAAGACAACTACAACCGAAGGTATTTTATACCGCACGGGTTTAAAGCATAAGATTGGTGCTGTTCACGAAGGTGAAACCACGACTGATTGGATGGCTCAAGAACGCGAGCGCGGTATTACCATCGTGTCTGCTGCGGTTACCTGTTACTGGAAAGATCACCAGATTAACATTATTGATACACCGGGTCATATTGACTTTACGGTTGAGGTAGAGCGGTCACTTCGTGTACTCGACGGTGCCGTAGTAGTATTTGACGGTAAAATGGGCGTAGAATCTCAGTCCGAAACTGTCTGGCGCCAAGCTGATAAATACAATGTGCCACGAATCTGTTTGATAAATAAGATCAACCAAACCGGTGGAGATTTTTATAAATCACTAGAATCCATCCATAATCGCCTAAGCAAACGAGCTTTCCCAGTGCACTTACCAATTGGGTTTGAGCAGAGTATTAACGGCGTAATTGATCTTGTCAGTATGAAGACTTATAGCTACAAGGATTTTACTGACAAAAACCTTACAGAAGGTGACATACCTGAAGACATGCTTGATCAAGCTAAAAAAGCTCGTAGTTTGTTAATCGAAAATGCTGTTGCTGAAGACGAAACTTTGTTAGAGCGATATTTTGAGGTTGGTGAAGACGGTTTGAGCGAAGAAGAAATCAACCACGCGATCCGAGCAGCTACACTATCTGGTAATTTCTTCCCAGTAACTGGCGGTGATGCTCGCGGCGTTATCGTTGAAAAGATCCTTAATATGGTAAATGACTATTTACCTAGTCCACCGGATCGTGGTGCTGTGTGGGGTACTCACCCAAAAACTGGCGATAAAGATGAGCGCCAGCCTTCTGAGAGCCAGCCAATGTCTGGTTTAGCGTTTAAGATTGCCACCGATTCGTTTGTTGGAAAGTTAGCCTACTTCCGTGTTTACTCAGGAAAACTTATCGCTGGTAGTTATGTTTTGAATTCGTCGACTGGCAACAAAGAACGTGTTGGGCGGATAGTTCGCATGCAGGCAGACAAGCGTGAAGAGGTTGATGAAGCTGGTGCGGGTGATATTGCCGCCATTGTTGGTCTAAAAGGCACAACCACCGGTAATACATTGTGCGATCCGGGTAGCCCGATTATCCTAGAAAGTATTAACTTCCCTGAACCGCCAGTTTCTATCGCGATTGAACCAAAGACCAAATCTGACCAAGAAAAAATGAGTATAGCCTTGCAACGGCTCGCAGAAGAAGACCCAACCTTCCGCGTGAGTGTTGATGATGAAACCGGCCAGACAATTATTTCTGGTATGGGTGAGTTACACCTGGAAATCCTGGTTGATAGAATGAAACGCGAATTTAAGGTAGAAGCCAATATTGGCGCTCCGCAAGTTGCATACCGTGAAACAATCCGTAAAGACGCTGTAGAGGCTGAAGGTAAGTTTATTCGCCAATCGGGTGGTCGTGGTCAGTATGGGCACGTCTGGCTCCGTCTTTCTCAAAACGAACAAGGAGCCGGATTCGAGTTCATTAATTCAATCAAGGGTGGTGTTGTACCGGCTGAGTACATTAAACCGGTTGAAGAGGGCATAAAAGAAGCTATGAACAATGGTGTCGTGGCTGGGTATCCAGTAGTTGACGTTAAAGTTGAACTGTATGACGGTAGCTACCATGATGTTGATTCATCTGAAATGGCCTTTAAAGCGGCCGGTTCTATCGGCTTCAAAGAAGGCATGAAACATGCCAAACCAACACTGCTAGAGCCAGTTATGAAGGTCGTGGTTGTTACTCCGGAAGAATTCATGGGTGACGTGATTGGTGACCTTAACTCCAAGCGTGGTCGAATCGAATCCATGGAAGATTTGCAGGCCGGTGTTAAGGAAATAACTGCGTTTGTCCCGCTCGCAGAAATGTTTGGTTACACCACTAATTTACGCTCCAGTACTCAAGGACGGGCTAGTTCAAGCATGGAGCTCGATCACTACGCCGATGTCCCTGGCCATGTTGCTGAAGCCATCCAGGCTAAAAAATAG
- the rpsS gene encoding 30S ribosomal protein S19: MSRSLKKGPFVDPKLAKKVAALGSDDRTIIKTWARSSTISPEFVGRTIAVHNGKVHVPVFVTENMVGHKLGEFAPTRKFRSHGGKLAKGGK, translated from the coding sequence ATGAGTCGTTCACTGAAAAAAGGACCATTCGTAGATCCGAAGCTTGCCAAAAAAGTGGCCGCATTGGGTTCTGATGATCGTACCATCATTAAAACATGGGCACGTAGCAGCACGATTTCGCCAGAATTTGTAGGCCGTACTATAGCAGTCCACAACGGTAAAGTGCATGTGCCGGTATTTGTTACCGAAAACATGGTAGGTCATAAGCTAGGTGAGTTCGCGCCGACACGTAAATTCCGTAGTCATGGCGGTAAGCTCGCGAAAGGCGGCAAGTAA